The following coding sequences lie in one Populus trichocarpa isolate Nisqually-1 chromosome 14, P.trichocarpa_v4.1, whole genome shotgun sequence genomic window:
- the LOC7494081 gene encoding transcription factor EGL1 — translation MAPVVQGQQVVPDNLRKQLAVAVRSVQWSYAVFWSQSTRQQGVLEWGDGYYNGDIKTRKVEAMELKADKIGLQRSEQLRELYESLLEGETGLQATRSSPALSPEDLSDEEWYYLVCMSFVFNPGEGLPGRALANKQPIWLCNAQYADSKVFSRSLLAKSASIQTVVCFPYLEGVIELGVTELVTEDPGLIQHIKASLLDFSKPVCSDKSFSAAHNKDDDKDPMSTRISHEIVDTLALENLYTPTEDIESEQEGINYLHGNVCEEFNRNSPDDFSNGYEHNLVTEDSFMLEDLKEGASQVQSWHSMDDEFSDDVRDSMNSSDCISEVFVKQGKVVPSSKGKDISHLQLKVLQEGNHTKLSSLDPGADDDLHYRRTAFVILKSSSQLIENPCFQSGDYKSSFVGWKKGAADGYKPRIQQKMLKKILFAAPLMHGGHSIRSDKENAGKDCLKNLEGCETCKLHFESEKQKENEKYLALESIVASINEIDKASILSDTINYPRQLESRVAELESCTGSTDYEARSRSYMGMVDRTSDNHGIKKPWINKRKARDIDEAELELDEVAPKDGMPVDLKVCMKEKEILIEMRCPYREYMLLDILDEANKRQLDVLSVHSSTLDGIFTLTLKSKFRGAAPVSPEGMIKQALRKTVGKT, via the exons ATGGCTCCTGTTGTCCAAGGCCAGCAGGTGGTGCCAGATAACTTGAGGAAACAGCTCGCAGTTGCTGTAAGGAGTGTGCAGTGGAGTTACGCAGTTTTCTGGTCACAGTCAACTAGACAACAAGG GGTACTGGAATGGGGTGATGGGTACTACAATGGAGACATCAAGACTAGGAAAGTTGAAGCTATGGAGCTTAAAGCTGATAAAATAGGCTTACAGAGAAGTGAGCAATTGAGAGAACTTTACGAGTCTCTCCTTGAAGGTGAGACCGGCCTGCAGGCTACGAGGTCTTCTCCTGCATTGTCTCCAGAGGACCTGTCAGATGAAGAGTGGTATTACTTGGTTTGCATGTCCTTTGTTTTCAATCCTGGTGAAGG GTTGCCAGGAAGAGCATTAGCTAATAAACAGCCTATCTGGTTGTGCAATGCTCAATATGCAGATAGCAAAGTATTCTCTCGCTCTTTACTCGCAAAG AGCGCATCAATTCAG ACTGTGGTGTGTTTTCCCTATCTTGAGGGAGTAATAGAGCTAGGTGTGACTGAGCTG GTCACAGAAGACCCCGGTCTCATTCAGCATATCAAAGCCTCCTTATTAGACTTCTCAAAGCCTGTTTGTTCTGATAAATCGTTCTCTGCTGCTCATAACAAGGATGATGATAAAGACCCAATGTCTACCAGGATCAGCCATGAGATAGTTGATACATTGGCTTTGGAGAATCTGTACACCCCAACAGAAGATATAGAATCTGAGCAGGAGGGAATTAACTACTTACATGGAAATGTGTGTGAAGAATTCAACAGGAACTCTCCTGATGATTTCTCAAATGGCTATGAGCACAATCTGGTGACTGAAGACTCCTTCATGCTTGAAGATTTAAAGGAAGGAGCATCTCAAGTTCAAAGTTGGCATTCCATGGATGATGAATTCAGCGATGATGTTAGAGATTCTATGAATTCAAGTGATTGCATATCAGAGGTTTTTGTGAAGCAAGGAAAGGTTGTACCCTCTTCCAAGGGAAAAGACATATCCCACCTGCAATTGAAAGTACTTCAAGAAGGAAACCACACAAAATTGAGCTCCTTAGATCCTGGAGCTGATGATGACTTGCACTACAGAAGAACTGCATTTGTTATTCTGAAAAGCTCAAGTCAGTTGATCGAAAATCCATGTTTCCAAAGTGGTGATTACAAATCCAGTTTTGTTGGTTGGAAGAAAGGAGCAGCTGATGGCTATAAGCCACGAATACAACAGAAGATgttgaaaaagattttatttgcaGCACCTTTGATGCATGGTGGTCACTCTATTAGGTCTGACAAGGAAAATGCAGGAAAAGATTGCCTCAAGAATTTGGAAGGCTGTGAAACATGCAAGTTGCATTTTGaatcagaaaaacaaaaggagaatgAAAAATATCTAGCACTCGAGTCAATAGTTGCTTCTATTAATGAG ATTGACAAAGCATCAATCCTCAGCGACACCATTAATTACCCGAGACAGCTTGAGTCAAGAGTAGCAGAACTGGAATCTTGCACAGGCTCGACAGATTATGAGGCCAGATCCAGGAGTTACATGGGCATGGTAGACCGGACATCAGATAATCACGGCATCAAGAAGCCTTGGATAAACAAGAGGAAGGCCCGTGACATTGATGAAGCTGAACTAGAGCTTGATGAGGTTGCTCCCAAGGATGGCATGCCCGTAGATTTGAAAGTATGcatgaaagagaaggagattcTCATCGAGATGAGATGTCCTTACAGGGAGTACATGTTGCTCGATATCTTGGATGAAGCCAACAAACGGCAGTTGGATGTGCTTTCGGTTCATTCATCCACTCTTGATGGCATTTTCACGTTGACCCTGAAATCTAAG TTTAGAGGGGCAGCGCCAGTTTCACCAGAAGGGATGATCAAACAAGCACTTCGGAAAACTGTCGGCAAGACTTGA
- the LOC7494080 gene encoding beta-amylase 2, chloroplastic, whose product MAFNACVALSLTNSQLFLVSSMRVCSGFRSSVACNLRCRRLKGDAVSIGSRFRNFGVARAKGQKIEDHSLLDDSMDNTDDEQVGDVRPKVPERDFTGTAYVPVYVMLPLSVIDMNCELVDPEDLLNQLRILKSANVDGVMIDCWWGIVEAHAPQVYNWSGYRRLFQMVRDLKLKLQVVMSFHECGGNVGDDVHIPLPQWVTEIGETNPDIYFTDREERRNTECLTWGIDKERVLKRRTAVEVYFDYMRSFRVEFDEFFQDGIISEIEIGLGPCGELRYPSYPAKHGWTYPGIGEFQCYDKYLMKSLSKAAEVRGHSFWGRGPENAGSYNSAPHEIGFFRDGGDYDSYYGRFFLNWYSQVLIDHGDRVLALANLAFEGTGISAKLSGIHWWYKTASHAAELTAGFYNSSNRDGYAPIAAMLRKHGVALNFTCFEMRTVDQFEGFPEALADPEGLVWQVLNAAWDACIPLASENALPCYDREGYNKILENAKPLHNPDGRHLSVFTYLRLSPVLMERHNFQEFERFVKRMHGEADSDSNAI is encoded by the exons ATGGCCTTTAATGCGTGTGTGGCTTTGTCATTAACAAATagtcaattatttttagtttcttctATGCGAGTGTGTAGTGGATTTCGGAGCTCAGTGGCGTGCAATTTGCGGTGTCGTCGTTTGAAAGGCGATGCAGTGTCAATTGGTTCTCGGTTTAGAAATTTCGGGGTGGCGAGAGCTAAAGGGCAGAAAATTGAAGATCATTCTCTTCTTGATGATTCAATGGATAATACTGATGATGAGCAG GTTGGAGATGTGCGTCCGAAGGTGCCGGAGCGGGATTTTACTGGCACTGCTTATGTTCCTGTTTATGTGATGCTGCCG CTAAGTGTCATTGACATGAATTGTGAGTTGGTTGATCCTGAAGATCTACTGAACCAGCTGAGGATCTTGAAATCAGCAAATGTTGATGGTGTTATGATTGATTGTTGGTGGGGGATAGTGGAGGCTCATGCTCCGCAGGTGTATAACTGGAGTGGTTACAGGAGGCTCTTTCAGATGGTGCGTGATCTTAAGCTTAAGTTGCAG GTTGTTATGTCATTTCATGAATGCGGAGGCAATGTTGGTGATGATGTCCATATTCCACTTCCACAATGGGTGACAGAAATTGGTGAAACCAATCCTGACATATATTTCACAGACAGAGAAGAAAGGCGCAATACTGAATGCCTCACTTGGGGAATTGATAAGGAGCGAGTTTTAAAACGTCGGACAGCTGTTGAG GTTTACTTTGATTATATGAGGAGCTTTAGGGTGGAGTTTGATGAGTTCTTTCAGGATGGAATCATCTCTGAGATTGAAATTGGACTAGGTCCATGTGGGGAGCTACGGTATCCCTCATATCCTGCAAAACATGGCTGGACATATCCTGGCATTGGTGAATTCCAG TGCTATGATAAGTACCTGATGAAGAGTCTGAGCAAAGCAGCAGAGGTGAGGGGGCACTCATTTTGGGGAAGAGGTCCAGAGAATGCAGGTTCTTACAACTCTGCACCGCATGAGATTGGGTTTTTCCGTGATGGAGGAGACTATGATAGTTACTATGGAAGATTCTTCCTCAATTGGTACTCTCAAGTTTTGATTGATCACGGAGATCGTGTTCTTGCTCTGGCTAATTTAGCCTTTGAAGGCACTGGCATTTCTGCAAAG CTATCAGGAATTCATTGGTGGTACAAAACAGCTAGTCATGCTGCTGAATTGACTGCTGGATTCTACAACTCTTCAAATCGTGATGGCTATGCTCCAATTGCAGCAATGTTGAGGAAACATGGGGTAGCTCTCAATTTCACATGTTTTGAAATGCGCACAGTGGACCAGTTTGAGGGCTTTCCAGAGGCACTCGCAGATCCTGAGGGATTAGTTTGGCAG GTGCTGAATGCCGCATGGGATGCTTGTATCCCACTTGCCAGTGAGAATGCTCTTCCTTGCTACGACAGAGAAGGTTATAACAAGATATTAGAAAATGCCAAGCCTCTGCATAATCCGGATGGGAGACATTTATCTGTCTTTACCTATCTCAGGCTTAGCCCTgttctcatggagagacacaaCTTTCAAGAGTTCGAACGATTTGTGAAGAGAATGCATG
- the LOC7496968 gene encoding rop guanine nucleotide exchange factor 3 — protein sequence MDNSSSFDEVSDPGYQPSPSSLDQNDHPAVETPVYSTMSGDSFMFGRTYSETSAFSDPIDDNSYSSEPSPSHWPVTKSGAQHQAMLRRLEMKQQKQVADDKLDDQESVDLELEMMKERFSKLLLGEDMSGSGKGVCTAVTISNAITNLYATVFGQNLRLEPLKPEKKSMWKREMDCLLSVCDYIVEFIPKSQNLQDGTVLEVMESRPRLDIHINLPALRKLDAMLMEVLDSFQDTEFWYAEQGSMSSNSTLSGSFRRVIVQRKEEKWWVPVPCVPSGGLSEKSRKHLRHKRDCAYQIHKASMAINSSILAEMEIPETYIASLPKSGRASLGDTIYRYLYTADKFSPGHLLDCLNLASEHEALQLADRVEASMYTWRRKACLSHSKSSWNMVKDLMSDIDRTDKNHILAERAETLLFCLKQRYPELSQTSLDTCKIQYNQDVGQAILESYSRVLEGLAFNIVAWIEDVLFVDRNQEQ from the exons ATGGATAATTCGTCGAGTTTTGACGAAGTTTCGGATCCCGGTTATCAACCTTCACCTTCTTCCTTGGATCAAAATGATCACCCAGCCGTGGAAACTCCAGTGTACTCAACAATGAGTGGTGATTCATTCATGTTCGGCAGGACTTATTCAGAGACCTCAGCCTTTTCTGATCCCATAGATGATAACAGCTATTCAAGTGAACCTTCTCCTTCTCATTGGCCAGTAACCAAATCTGGAGCACAACATCAGGCTATGCTTAGAAGACTAGAAATGAAGCAACAGAAGCAAGTTGCGGATGACAAGTTGGATGATCAAGAATCTGTTGACTTGG AACTTGAGATGatgaaagaaagattttcaaaGCTTTTGCTTGGTGAAGACATGTCAGGAAGTGGCAAAGGTGTCTGCACAGCTGTTACTATATCAAACGCCATAACAAATCTCTATG CAACTGTGTTTGGGCAAAATTTGAGATTAGAGCCATTGAAACCTGAGAAGAAATCGATGTGGAAGAGAGAAATGGATTGTCTTCTTTCTGTATGTGATTACATAGTAGAATTTATCCCCAAGTCTCAGAATTTACAAGACGGAACAGTTCTTGAG GTGATGGAAAGTAGACCAAGATTAGATATTCATATCAACCTTCCGGCATTAAGAAAGCTTGACGCAATGCTCATG GAAGTACTGGATAGTTTCCAAGATACAGAGTTTTGGTATGCAGAACAAGGAAGCATGTCATCAAATTCAACTCTTTCAGGCTCGTTTCGGAGAGTTATTGTCCAGCGTAAAGAAGAGAAATGGTGGGTGCCAGTCCCATGTGTTCCCTCTGGTGGCCTCTCTGAGAAGTCGAGGAAGCACTTGCGACACAAACGTGACTGTGCATATCAAATTCACAAAGCTTCCATGGCCATTAACAGTAGCATTCTTGCTGAGATGGAAATTCCAGAGACATACATAGCATCTCTTCCCAAG agCGGAAGAGCGAGCCTGGGGGACACAATTTACCGCTACCTGTATACAGCGGACAAATTCTCCCCAGGACATCTTCTTGACTGTCTCAACTTAGCATCAGAACATGAAGCACTTCAGCTTGCAGACCGAGTTGAAGCTTCAATGTACACATGGAGACGCAAAGCATGCCTAAGCCATTCAAAATCCTCTTGGAACATGGTGAAAGATCTCATGTCTGACATTGATCGAacagataaaaatcatattCTAGCAGAAAGGGCCGAGACCTTGCTATTTTGCCTGAAGCAGAGATACCCCGAACTTTCACAGACATCCTTGGACACTTGCAAAATCCAGTACAATCAG GATGTGGGACAAGCAATTCTAGAGAGCTACTCAAGAGTTTTAGAAGGCTTAGCATTCAACATTGTTGCTTGGATCGAAGATGTTCTTTTCGTAGATAGGAACCAAGAACAATAG
- the LOC18105223 gene encoding elicitor-responsive protein 3, protein MKAHGFSILDKHIQMQSHTNTHKGSTSTQMKRGILEVLLVHAKGMKHTNLIGPPVYHVIIQCGSHVHKSKASSGKDEKTWWNEKFRFDFPLTDWKQLTHLKFRIMDQEFFTDGGFVGETIIYLGGIIDEGINRGILEMMPAPYNVLLEDDTYKGEIKIGLKFIANTEVLPERTFLAQVNEPRQLICRSIINLWKFSWWKLWPHHSQRSTKNKTEEE, encoded by the exons ATGAAAGCACACGGTTTCTCTATATTGGACAAGCACATACAGATGCAATCTCACACCAACACTCACAAAGGGAGTACCAGTACACAGATGAAGAGAGGAATCCTTGAAGTACTTCTTGTTCATGCTAAAGGCATGAAGCACACAAATCTCATCG GTCCACCAGTCTATCATGTCATCATACAATGTGGATCTCACGTGCACAAAAGCAAAGCATCATCAG gcaaagatgaaaaaacatgGTGGAATGAGAAATTCAGGTTTGACTTCCCATTAACTGATTGGAAACAGTTGACCCATCTAAAATTCAGAATCATGGACCAGGAATTCTTCACTGATGGTGGATTTGTCGGTGAAACCAT AATTTACCTTGGAGGAATAATAGATGAGGGGATTAACAGAGGAATTCTAGAAATGATGCCAGCTCCATATAATGTGTTGCTTGAAGATGACACCTACAAAGGAGAGATAAAGATTGGACTCAAATTCATTGCCAAC ACAGAAGTGCTCCCAGAGAGGACATTCCTTGCACAGGTGAATGAACCAAGACAACTGATATGCAGATCCATTATAAATCTCTGGAAATTCTCATGGTGGAAGTTGTGGCCTCATCATAGTCAGAGGAGTACTAAAAATAAGACAGAGGAGGAATAA